A section of the Desulfuromonadales bacterium genome encodes:
- a CDS encoding STAS domain-containing protein, with translation MKIDCKNQGELLLSGELTIRRATEIREMLLTLVGQNASMVIRVDEAAEVDPAFLQLLCSAHRTAASVGKRLSLDTGSSSTLLRQLEDAGLFRHIGCQFDCNNNCIWVAAEN, from the coding sequence ATGAAAATCGATTGCAAGAACCAGGGAGAACTTCTTCTGAGCGGAGAGCTCACCATCCGTCGGGCAACGGAAATCAGGGAAATGCTCCTGACCCTGGTCGGGCAGAACGCGTCGATGGTCATCCGGGTCGATGAGGCTGCCGAGGTGGACCCGGCCTTTCTGCAACTGCTCTGCTCGGCCCACCGAACCGCGGCCAGTGTGGGGAAGCGTCTCAGCCTCGATACGGGGAGTTCGTCAACGCTTCTGCGGCAACTGGAAGATGCCGGTTTGTTCCGGCACATCGGCTGCCAGTTCGATTGCAACAACAACTGTATTTGGGTCGCTGCAGAAAATTGA